A genomic segment from Papaver somniferum cultivar HN1 unplaced genomic scaffold, ASM357369v1 unplaced-scaffold_3, whole genome shotgun sequence encodes:
- the LOC113341580 gene encoding uncharacterized protein LOC113341580: protein MDAKPSTRIVAKRLWSIVRVAFFMIKKGISKNNKSLMLHLHNIMSKRGKIASKLISNLILFHHPNHSSQVSSSKIPRHYEFSCSNSPASHMSNTGSSKHKKQHRGNFSFSEEDMTSVNAVQKLFEMLNNQVMTENGSSTMPSPYLPGLGFGRSPMVRQLRVTDSPFPLRDNVFDEIESHVDEDAEEFIERFYAQLRSQKNKTALEESYAYNMYVSCN from the coding sequence ATGGATGCAAAACCGAGCACAAGAATAGTAGCAAAGCGACTATGGAGCATAGTTAGAGTTGCATTTTTCATGATAAAGAAAGGAATATCCAAAAACAACAAATCACTCATGCTTCATCTTCACAACATCATGTCTAAACGTGGAAAAATCGCAAGTAAACTTATATCAAACTTAATTCTGTTCCATCATCCCAACCATTCTTCTCAAGTTTCCTCTTCCAAAATTCCCAGACACTACGAATTCAGTTGTAGTAATAGCCCAGCTTCACACATGAGCAACACAGGCAGCAGTAAGCACAAGAAACAACACCGTGGTAACTTTTCATTTTCAGAAGAGGATATGACCTCAGTTAATGCCGTGCAGAAACTATTTGAAATGTTGAATAACCAAGTAATGACGGAAAACGGTAGCTCCACAATGCCTTCACCTTATTTACCTGGGTTAGGATTTGGGCGTAGTCCAATGGTTAGACAATTGCGAGTGACTGATTCTCCGTTTCCGTTAAGAGATAATGTTTTCGATGAAATTGAGTCTCACGTAGATGAAGATGCTGAAGAGTTTATTGAAAGATTTTATGCTCAACTGAGGTCGCAGAAAAATAAGACTGCCTTGGAAGAATCATATGCATACAACATGTATGTTTCATGTAATTGA
- the LOC113341550 gene encoding homeobox-leucine zipper protein ATHB-15-like gives MMAVTAAACKDGKGVMDNGKYVRYTPEQVEALERLYHECPKPSSIRRQQLIRECPILSNIEPKQIKVWFQNRRCREKQRKEASRLQAVNRKLTAMNKLLMEENDRLQKQVSHLVYENGYFRQQTQNTTLATTDNSCESVVTSGQHQLTTPPHPPRDASPAGLLSIAEETLTEFLSKATGTAVEWVQMPGMKPGPDSIGIVAISHGCTGVAARACGLVGLEPTRVAEILKDRPSWFRDCRAVDVVNVLPTPNGGTMELLYMQLYAPTTLAPARDFWLLRYTCVLDDGSLVVCERSLSSTQGGPSMPPVQHFVRAEILPSGYLIRPCDGGGSIIHIVDHMDLEPSSVPEVLRPLYESSTVLAQKTTMAALRQLRQIALEVSQSTVTGWGRRPAALRALTQRLSRGFNEALNGFTDEGWSITGNDGIDDVTILVNSSPGKMMGANNSFINGFSAVSNAVLCAKASMLLQNVPAAVLLRFLREHRSEWADSSIDAYSASVVKAGPFSLPGARFGGFGGQVILPLAHTVEHEESLEVIKLENVGQCQEDSIMAKDLFLLQLCNGLDENAVGTCAELIFAPMDSSFADDAPLLPSGFRIIPLDSGLDSSSPNRTLDLASALEVGQPRNRASGDYASNGSSLRSVMTIAFQFAFESHLQENVASMARQYVRSIVSSVQRVALALSPSNLSPHSGLRPPPGSPEAQTLAHWISNSYRRFMGAELLKSNGEASESILKTLWHQSDAIMCCSIKTLPVFNFANQAGLDMLETTLVALQDITLEKIFDDHGRKTLYAEFPQIMQQGFACLQGGICLSSMGRPISYERAVAWKVLDQEENAHCICFMFVNWSFV, from the exons ATGATGGCTGTAACTGCTGCTGCATGTAAGGATGGTAAAGGAGTAATGGATAATGGGAAGTATGTGAGGTATACTCCTGAGCAAGTTGAAGCACTTGAAAGGCTTTATCATGAATGTCCGAAACCATCTTCGATTCGTCGTCAACAGTTGATTAGAGAGTGTCCTATTCTCTCTAATATTGAACCTAAACAGATCAAAGTTTGGTTCCAAAACCGAAG ATGCCGAGAGAAGCAGCGGAAAGAGGCGTCACGTCTTCAAGCTGTTAACCGGAAGCTTACGGCTATGAACAAGCTTTTGATGGAGGAGAATGATAGGTTGCAGAAACAAGTTTCACATTTGGTGTATGAAAATGGTTACTTTCGCCAACAGACTCAGAAT ACGACTCTTGCCACCACGGACAATAGTTGCGAGTCAGTGGTAACCAGCGGTCAACACCAATTGACGACTCCTCCGCATCCTCCACGGGATGCAAGCCCTGCAGG ACTTTTGTCCATTGCAGAAGAAACTTTAACAGAGTTTTTATCGAAGGCCACTGGGACCGCTGTAGAGTGGGTCCAAATGCCTGGGATGAAG CCTGGTCCGGATTCCATTGGAATCGTTGCTATTTCACATGGTTGTACTGGAGTGGCAGCACGAGCCTGCGGCCTGGTGGGTCTAGAACCTACAAGG GTCGCAGAAATCCTCAAAGATCGGCCTTCGTGGTTCCGCGATTGCCGAGCTGTGGATGTTGTGAACGTGCTGCCCACTCCGAATGGTGGAACCATGGAGCTGCTATACATGCAG CTGTATGCCCCAACAACATTGGCTCCTGCTCGTGATTTCTGGTTGCTGCGCTATACTTGTGTGCTAGATGATGGTAGTCTTGTG GTCTGTGAGCGGTCTCTTAGCAGCACACAGGGAGGTCCAAGCATGCCACCAGTACAGCATTTTGTGAGAGCAGAAATACTGCCAAGTGGGTACCTCATAAGACCCTGTGATGGGGGTGGATCAATAATACACATTGTTGATCATATGGATTTGGAG CCATCCAGTGTACCAGAGGTGTTGCGCCCACTATATGAATCTTCAACTGTACTAGCTCAAAAGACTACAATGGCG GCTTTACGCCAGCTAAGGCAGATTGCCTTGGAGGTTTCTCAATCAACTGTCACTGGTTGGGGTAGGAGGCCTGCAGCTCTACGTGCACTTACTCAGAGGCTTAGCAG AGGTTTTAATGAAGCTCTCAACGGCTTTACTGATGAGGGATGGTCAATAACGGGAAATGATGGGATAGATGATGTCACCATCCTCGTCAATTCATCTCCTGGAAAAATGATGGGGGCAAATAACTCTTTCATCAATGGGTTTTCAGCTGTGAGTAATGCAGTACTATGTGCTAAGGCATCCATGCTTTTGCAG AATGTGCCTGCTGCTGTACTCCTCAGATTTCTTCGAGAGCATCGATCTGAATGGGCAGATAGTAGCATTGATGCGTACTCAGCTTCTGTTGTCAAAGCTGGTCCCTTTAGCTTACCAGGGGCTCGATTTGGCGGTTTTGGGGGCCAGGTTATCCTTCCACTGGCTCACACAGTAGAGCACGAAGAG TCACTGGAGGTCATTAAACTGGAAAATGTCGGCCAATGTCAGGAGGACTCAATTATGGCTAAAGATCTGTTTCTTCTACAA CTTTGTAATGGGCTGGATGAGAATGCTGTTGGCACCTGTGCTGAACTCATCTTTGCTCCCATGGATTCCTCCTTTGCTGATGATGCACCTCTCTTACCTTCCGGTTTCCGTATTATTCCTCTCGATTCTGGATTG GATTCTTCCAGTCCTAATCGCACACTTGACCTTGCTTCTGCTCTTGAGGTTGGGCAACCTAGAAACAGAGCTTCGGGTGATTATGCTAGCAACGGTAGCAGCTTGAGATCAGTGATGACAATAGCATTTCAATTTGCGTTCGAGAGCCACCTCCAAGAAAATGTAGCATCGATGGCCAGGCAATATGTGCGAAGCATTGTATCATCTGTTCAGAGAGTAGCATTGGCTCTCTCCCCCTCTAATCTTAGTCCTCACTCTGGTCTGAGGCCACCACCAGGATCTCCTGAAGCACAAACACTAGCTCACTGGATCTCTAACAGTTACAG ACGTTTCATGGGTGCGGAGCTTTTAAAGTCCAATGGCGAAGCAAGTGAATCTATTCTTAAAACACTTTGGCATCAGTCTGACGCAATAATGTGCTGCTCCATTAAG ACACTTCCGGTCTTCAACTTTGCAAACCAGGCAGGTCTTGACATGCTTGAGACAACTCTGGTTGCCCTTCAAGACATAACTTTAGAAAAGATATTCGATGATCACGGGAGAAAGACTCTATATGCTGAGTTCCCACAGATAATGCAACAG GGATTTGCATGTCTTCAAGGTGGCATTTGTCTCTCCAGCATGGGAAGGCCAATCTCATACGAGAGAGCAGTTGCTTGGAAGGTGTTGGATCAGGAAGAAAATGCACACTGTATCTGTTTCATGTTCGTCAACTGGTCCTTTGTTTAG